The DNA window CAAAGGGAATTGCCGAAGGCTCCATAGCGATAGCCTCGACCCGTTCGTCGCAGGCCATGCTTATGAATTTCTTCAACCTGTCCATGTTCGGGCCCAAGACGCAGTTTTCCGTGGTCCATCTTGATCCGGTATGGACCCTGTCCTTGTGGAACGCACACCTGCAGGGGCTTGTCGCCGAAGGACGCGTCCGACATCATGAGGCGGCGACCCCGGACGAGTTCGAAGGTGTTTATCTCCCCGAATACGGTAACGAGCACGTCCTGCGCTTTTTCAATTCCACGCCGCTGGCAGCAGTTCCCCTTTGCAATGCAGGGCTTCGGTCAAGGCTGCGCAACACCATGCTCGGCCTGAGAGGGCGTTTTTCCAGACTGTCGGTCGTCGAATTCGGCAGCATCTGCACGGTGACCGGCGGCAATTTTTCTACTCTGGCTATCGCTGAGATGCTTTCCTCGGGAGATTCGTTCGTGACGGTCAACCTGGATGCCGGCTCGATCCAAAGCGTGCAGTCTGTCTGCCGGGAGCATTCCCTGGTCGACTATTACTGCGGGACAAGCGGGGGGTTCATCGAAGAGCGTCTGGCGGGGATGGGAACCATTCACTTCGCCTGCCTTTTGCACCAGCCCTGTAGCGAGGCCTCCGTGGCCTCGGAATTCGAGGTCATTGAACGGCACATCCCCAAGGGCGGCAGGGTGCTTTTCGCACACACCAACAGACATGCAGCCCTCCCTGCCCTAGAGCAATTATTGGCCGAAAAGGAATTCGAGACCCTCTACAGGGATAACGCAGGTTGGATGCTCGAACGGCAGTGACCTTCGAGGCTTGTTCCGCATAGGCCCGTTTGAGCTTGCGCTCCGCCTAGAAAAGCGGGGCTATGGTGATGGCGTCCCCGTACAACGCGAGCAGCTGTTCCCTGATTTCATCATAAAATGCTTCGGACAGGATGACCACAGTGGTCGCGTGGTGCAGGATGTCTTCGGGCCGGATGACTGGTTTTCCGAACAATTCGGTGCCGTGAAGGGCCTTGTTGTTGTCGGTCAGGGCAACGACATTGGCGTCCTTGAGCACGGAGTGGGAGAGCAGCAGACGGGCAGCACCCCCGGCCCCGAAGGCCACAAAAGGTTCCTGGGACTCCGCCAGTTCATGCATGCGCTGCTGTGCGTCCTGGTCCCAGAAAGGCCGGACCAGAATGGTATGGTCGGGAAAATGGCTGCGCGCTTCTTTGATCACAGCTTCAGCCTTGTAGGTAGGGGCGGTTACCACCAAGGTCTCCACCTGCCCGGCCAGGGAGTCGAGCAGATCCCGATTCTCGGCCAGCATCTGGCTTGGATAGTAGTCGTGGCCATAGTAGGACCGAATACTCGCAGGGTGGTCGACAATGAAGCGCAGGCCGGCCAGAATGGGTTCCTTTTGGAGGAAGTCCAAAAGATTGTGGTCTGTGCCCCAGAGGGCATACCGGGTGTCAGCCAGGGCCGAGAAGAAGGAACCGAACATTTTAAGCCGTTTGTTCGGACAGGCCAGCGTCTGGATGTCGGCCTTGCCCCCTGTGGCCACGGCTTCCAGGGACCGGGTCAGGTGCTTTAGCGTTTGCACGGCCGTATCGAATCCGTATCGCTGGGCACGGTCAATGGCCTCGCCCAGTTCATTTTTCCAGTCGAGGCCTTCCAGCAGGTCCTTGAAGAAGAAAATATTTTCATCCAGATAATTCCCGCGGATGCTGTTCACGCTGAAGTCAAAGTCCAGGTCGTGGGCGATCTGTACCATTTCCTTGATGAACGGAACGGTGCTTTTCATCAGGATGGAGTGGATTTCGACGGTCCAGTTCGGCTTTGTTTTTTTTATCTCGGAAAGTTCCCTTATGTTCTTCTCAACCCGGTTCCATGAGGCCCCTCGGCGTAGCTTGGCGTAGGTCTCGCCCGTGGCGTCCAGGCTCAGCCGGATGTAGAAGCGGTCCATGGTCTTGAGCACGTCGAAGTGTTGGTGCAGGAGTGTG is part of the Pseudodesulfovibrio sp. S3 genome and encodes:
- a CDS encoding radical SAM protein; translated protein: MKTVSCLAPWMCLILSDAGYGPCCHHKFPAKKQLIDQACANPENLIRLFNDENLMQLRSQLLNNTPPRNCIACIKSGYNLGLEDIIKVTKKNGMLQEYTDAIRDGIAKGRKLDGLHPVTIHLSKDAPCNLRCTFCEGAPPAPQDADSAEASFRMLFNTMDTIGWDRVNEIYFAGGEPFFNPGLTRFLNSYDWSSLNEVSIATVSNATLLHQHFDVLKTMDRFYIRLSLDATGETYAKLRRGASWNRVEKNIRELSEIKKTKPNWTVEIHSILMKSTVPFIKEMVQIAHDLDFDFSVNSIRGNYLDENIFFFKDLLEGLDWKNELGEAIDRAQRYGFDTAVQTLKHLTRSLEAVATGGKADIQTLACPNKRLKMFGSFFSALADTRYALWGTDHNLLDFLQKEPILAGLRFIVDHPASIRSYYGHDYYPSQMLAENRDLLDSLAGQVETLVVTAPTYKAEAVIKEARSHFPDHTILVRPFWDQDAQQRMHELAESQEPFVAFGAGGAARLLLSHSVLKDANVVALTDNNKALHGTELFGKPVIRPEDILHHATTVVILSEAFYDEIREQLLALYGDAITIAPLF